From Plasmodium brasilianum strain Bolivian I chromosome 5, whole genome shotgun sequence, the proteins below share one genomic window:
- a CDS encoding hypothetical protein (Plasmodium exported protein) gives MKFLILIKTFIFILFFWTSSYFINVSAFDKPLDNINNENRTLGSRTDILLSDSEKEVKNIELNCTLFGNGYYDLENDNNRDESTYDGTYECKKKNNLKTEAKKLIKKYISVVCKPFVAIDNLFEKILYKRFRHIYNYRKCTDPIQKKSLKHSAFTCCTLLFALPGLFAFIGFSLLFVLHSRLAYALIVQMSGDFYELQFQPFTQLMETYGGTDIILLLTLLCISIVIYILVKFLKYAIHVGRNKNIA, from the exons atgaaatttttaattttaattaaaacttttatatttatcctttttttttggactAGTTCTTATTTCATTAATGTG TCTGCTTTTGATAAACCTTtagataatataaacaatgaAAACAGAACCTTAGGTTCAAGAACTGATATTTTGTTGTCAGATAGTGAGAAGGAAGTAAAAAACATAGAATTAAATTGCACGTTATTTGGGAATGGATATTATGATTTAGAAAATGATAACAATAGGGATGAATCAACATATGATGGAACATATGaatgtaagaaaaaaaataatctaaAGACAGAAGCAAAAAAGTTAATcaagaaatatatatctgtTGTATGTAAACCGTTTGTAGCGATAgataatttatttgaaaaaatattatataagagatttcgtcatatatataattacagaAAATGTACAGATCctatacagaaaaaaagtttaaaacaTTCAGCGTTTACATGTTGCACTTTATTATTTGCTTTACCGGGTTTATTTGCTTTTATAGGATTTTCAttactttttgttttacaCTCTAGATTAGCATATGCATTAATAGTACAAATGTCCGGAGATTTTTATGAGCTTCAATTTCAACCATTTACACAATTAATGGAAACATATGGAGGTAcagatataatattattattaacattattatgtatttcaatagttatttatatactagtaaaattcttaaaatatgCAATTCATGTAggtagaaataaaaatatagcctag
- a CDS encoding fam-m protein yields MEKIIRSLLFFKFTAFILLNWAYNFKNDLCNFNKCLDRKYNGDNKLDSKNYRLLAKYRPNKDSNIVISNDEMQNNGAYENLLISNNERGTKIKGKQSNRSSFNKAQYYTEVIDYNNGMFDGKHFHFAKKWVKKKDYDDFLEKNGRIGNIALKKIKFRNYGFVVVLFFLFFLLGIGHPVLEGLGYSKTVGEKIAKLLFEDNMATKVQPYMCLILFSVLIVILSVIIIIAFYKILRNNEKYKRIKLMTE; encoded by the exons atggaaaaaataattaggtcacttttattttttaaatttacagcttttattcttttaaattgggcatataattttaaaaatgatttg tgcAATTTTAACAAATGTTTGGATAGGAAGTACAATGGCGATAATAAATTagattcaaaaaattatcgATTACTAGCAAAATATAGACCAAATAAGGATTCTAATATTGTAATATCAAATGATGAGATGCAAAATAATGGAgcatatgaaaatttattaatatctaATAATGAAAGAGGAACCAAAATAAAGGGAAAACAATCAAATAGAAGTTCATTTAATAAGGCACAATACTATACAGAAGTTATAGATTACAATAATGGAATGTTTGATGGAAAGCATTTccattttgcaaaaaaatgggtaaaaaaaaaagattatgatgattttcttgaaaaaaaCGGGAGAATTGGTAACatagctttaaaaaaaataaaatttagaaattaCGGATTTGTagttgttttgttttttctttttttcttgttgGGGATAGGACACCCCGTATTAGAAGGATTAGGGTACTCGAAAACTGTAGGggaaaaaattgcaaaattattatttgaagaCAATATGGCTACAAAAGTACAACCTTATATgtgtttaatattatttagcGTACTTATTGTTATACTTtctgttataattataatagcGTTTTATAAGATCTTAaggaataatgaaaaatataaaagaattaagtTGATGACTGAGTAA
- a CDS encoding hypothetical protein (Plasmodium exported protein) — protein sequence MKRNENIKNLVPKYITIPKTPTLKKKNSNENTWKYSIDVCNRNNTFNAIFDRILNSAVKVTQEQKYKMLKNRISDLLDENDYTFGERVRALQNDENFQKRFNKLKEFKKFQKQHSEYAFVHNFKNHVPSIKQYDYFENQKNSSKLLKNIVKEFK from the exons ATGAAAAGAAATGAGAACATTAAAAATCTAGTGCCAAAGTATATCACGATCCCAAAAACTccaacattaaaaaaaaagaactcaaatgaaaat ACATGGAAATATTCCATtgat GTATGCAACAGAAATAACACGTTTAATGCAATATTTGATAGAATATTAAATAGTGCTGTAAAAGTAACTcaagaacaaaaatataaaatgttaaaaaacaGAATAAGCGATTTATTAGACGAAAACGATTATACGTTTGGAGAAAGAGTACGAGCACTACAGAATGATGAGAATTTTCAAAAAcgatttaataaattaaaag AATTCAAGAAATTTCAAAAACAACATAGTGAATACGCTTTTGTgcacaattttaaaaatcatGTGCCCTCCATAAAACAATACGATTATTTTGAAAACCAGAAGAATTCATccaaacttttaaaaaatattgtcaAAGAGtttaaataa
- a CDS encoding tryptophan-rich antigen: MNTRDISKKEYASTTLTKTHRKSLMSYIRLTSISARLSIIIFIFSCAFFLNHVSAALPGKPNPCNPSQVTTADLRELNIEEAEEFKRMAWNNWLMRLESEWKHFNETLEKDKVQWLEEREQVWNDWLNNMQNNWNNYNEEMHKEYKTEILEKSEHWSESQWIKWMQTEGRQIMELQWEKWVHDNDYSLNQLILNKWVQWKNNKIKSWLANEWKAEEDYYWANWEYSTTAKWLHFAERKLWLKWKERISREAEQWMNWVQMKESVYISEEWNKWPKWKNYKKILFNKWASNEIYKWTMKKQWKTWLKDCKNNTSQNEEKITI, from the exons ATGAATACTCGAGATATTTCCAAAAAAGAATACGCATCCACAACTTTGACAAAGACACATAGGAAGAGCTTAATGTCATATATTAGATTAACTTCCATAAGTGCACGTTTATCcattatcatatttattttctcttgTGCTTTTTTCTTGAATCATGTTTCAGCA GCATTACCTGGAAAACCAAACCCATGTAATCCTTCTCAAGTTACCACAGCGGATCTTAGGGAATTAAACATAGAAGAAGCAGAAGAATTCAAAAGAATGGCATGGAATAATTGGTTGATGCGTCTGGAATCTGAATGGAAACATTTTAATGAAACATTAGAAAAGGATAAAGTACAGTGGCTTGAAGAAAGAGAACAAGTTTGGAACGATTGGTTAaataatatgcaaaataattGGAATAATTATAACGAAGAGATGCACAAAGAATACAAAACTGAGATTTTGGAAAAATCTGAACACTGGAGTGAAAGTCAATGGATCAAATGGATGCAAACAGAAGGTAGGCAAATTATGGAATTACAGTGGGAAAAATGGGTTCATGATAATGATTACTCACTAAATCAACTAATCTTAAATAAATGGGTTCAGTggaaaaataacaaaataaaatcatgGCTAGCAAATGAATGGAAAGCCGAAGAAGATTATTATTGGGCAAATTGGGAATATTCAACAACAGCAAAATGGTTACATTTTGCTGAGCGAAAACTCTGGCTTAAATGGAAAGAAAGGATCAGCAGGGAAGCTGAACAATGGATGAATTGGGTACAAATGAAGgaaagtgtatatatatctgaAGAGTGGAACAAATGgccaaaatggaaaaattataaaaaaatacttttcaATAAATGGGCATCtaatgaaatttataaatggacaatgaaaaaacaatGGAAGACATGGCTAAAGGACTGTAAGAATAATACCTCACAAAACgaagaaaaaattacaatatgA
- a CDS encoding tryptophan-rich protein codes for MKKSASLNAIDYRDNDSLGEDYQEEKYEEYKNNECNKWKKKIKEDCKIFNASIEKWKVKWLVEREKEWNVWIEFIDWKICINENESNLNDCIMEEWIQWKNSKSTERLMIDWRCQDDET; via the exons atgAAGAAATCGGCGTCATTAAATGCTATAGACTACCGTGATAATGATTCATTAGGAGAAGATTAtcaagaagaaaaatatgaagaatataaaaataacgagtgcaataaatggaaaaaaaaaattaaagaagactgtaaaatttttaatgcaTCTATAGAAAAATGGAAAGTAAAGTGGCTTGTGGAAAGAGAAAAGGAATGGAATGTATGGATagaatttat AGATTGGAAAATATGcattaatgaaaatgaatCCAATTTAAATGACTGTATTATGGAGGAATGGATACAGTGGAAAAACTCTAAAAGCACTGAGCGGTTAATGATTGATTGGAGATGCCAAGATGATGAAACTTAG